From Paraburkholderia sabiae, a single genomic window includes:
- a CDS encoding cyclodeaminase, producing MTAITLLGEAQLRELVPLDLPAIDQVEAAFLSLATEAVAMPPILRLDLPEHRGEVDVKTAYLPRFDSFAIKVSPGFFDNPKLGLPSLNGLMLVLSAKTGLTEAVLLDNGYLTAVRTAAAGAVAARWLAKQHAPKVAVIGAGEQARLQLRALSMVRKVEHMTVWARNRVNAEQFAADMSAQLRITCEVARDVHHALAEADIAITTTPSTEPLIQAADLHPGLHITAMGSDAEHKNEIAPQALAATRYVCDRVTQTRVLGELHHAIEAGLVDAHAPHAELGQIIAGQAKGRTSDSDITLCDLTGTGAQDTAIATLAVARARAADAGTIFRNDMKR from the coding sequence ATGACGGCCATTACCCTGCTCGGCGAAGCGCAACTGAGAGAACTCGTGCCGCTCGATCTGCCCGCAATCGATCAGGTCGAAGCCGCGTTTCTCTCGCTCGCCACGGAAGCCGTCGCGATGCCGCCCATTCTGCGTCTCGACTTGCCCGAGCATCGCGGCGAAGTCGATGTGAAGACAGCGTATCTGCCGCGCTTCGACAGCTTTGCGATCAAGGTGAGTCCCGGCTTCTTCGATAACCCGAAACTCGGACTGCCGAGCCTGAATGGCCTGATGCTCGTGCTGTCCGCGAAGACGGGACTCACGGAAGCTGTGCTGCTCGACAACGGCTATCTGACGGCAGTGCGCACCGCGGCTGCGGGCGCGGTCGCAGCGCGTTGGCTCGCCAAACAGCATGCGCCGAAGGTCGCCGTGATCGGCGCGGGCGAACAGGCACGTCTGCAATTGCGGGCGCTGTCGATGGTGCGAAAAGTCGAGCACATGACGGTGTGGGCGCGCAATCGCGTGAACGCCGAGCAGTTTGCAGCGGACATGTCCGCGCAATTGCGCATTACCTGCGAAGTCGCGCGCGACGTGCATCACGCGCTCGCCGAAGCCGACATCGCAATCACGACGACGCCGAGCACCGAGCCGCTGATTCAAGCAGCGGACCTGCATCCCGGCCTGCACATCACGGCGATGGGCTCGGATGCGGAGCACAAGAACGAGATCGCACCGCAAGCACTCGCTGCGACGCGCTATGTATGCGATCGCGTCACGCAAACGCGCGTGCTCGGCGAACTGCATCACGCGATCGAAGCAGGTCTCGTCGATGCACATGCGCCGCATGCCGAACTCGGACAGATCATCGCAGGACAGGCCAAAGGCCGCACGAGCGACAGCGACATCACGCTCTGCGACTTGACGGGCACGGGCGCACAGGACACGGCCATCGCGACGCTTGCCGTCGCTCGTGCGCGGGCGGCCGACGCAGGGACCATTTTCCGCAACGACATGAAGCGCTGA
- the eutB gene encoding hydroxyectoine utilization dehydratase EutB, which translates to MSDLSLADVYRARRRIEGRVLRTPLVASPTLSAVANAPVYLKLETVQPTGSFKLRGATNALVRLAEAGCTRVVTASTGNHGRAVAHAAHALGIEAAVCMSSLVPSNKVEAVRALGAHAHIIGKSQDDAQREAQRLVREEGYAYVPPFDHLDVIAGQATIGVEIAEDLPDVEHIVVPLSGGGLFAGIAFAAKQIAPTVRLTGVTMERGAAMHASLAAGKPVLVDEVETLADSLGGGIGLDNQHTFSLTRQLIDEVVLLDEASIARGIVHAYEDEHLVLEGAAAVGIAALLAGRLGNASVARGPIVLIVTGANIDMKQHRRIVGEASQGATA; encoded by the coding sequence ATGTCCGACCTCTCGCTTGCCGATGTCTATCGCGCCCGGCGCCGTATCGAAGGGCGCGTGCTGCGCACGCCGCTCGTCGCGTCGCCTACCTTGTCGGCGGTTGCGAATGCACCCGTCTATCTGAAACTCGAAACCGTTCAGCCGACCGGCAGCTTCAAACTGCGCGGCGCAACCAACGCGCTCGTGCGTCTTGCCGAAGCGGGTTGCACGCGTGTCGTCACGGCATCGACGGGCAATCACGGACGCGCCGTTGCGCACGCCGCGCACGCGCTCGGCATCGAGGCGGCGGTGTGCATGTCGTCGCTCGTGCCTTCAAACAAGGTCGAAGCCGTGCGCGCGCTCGGCGCGCATGCGCACATCATCGGCAAGAGTCAGGACGATGCGCAGCGCGAAGCGCAACGTCTCGTGCGCGAAGAAGGCTATGCGTATGTGCCGCCTTTCGATCATCTGGATGTGATTGCGGGGCAGGCGACCATCGGCGTCGAAATCGCCGAAGACTTGCCCGATGTCGAACATATCGTCGTGCCGCTGTCGGGCGGCGGCCTGTTCGCAGGCATCGCGTTCGCAGCAAAGCAGATCGCGCCGACAGTGCGTTTGACGGGCGTGACGATGGAACGCGGCGCGGCGATGCACGCGAGTCTCGCGGCAGGCAAGCCCGTGCTCGTCGATGAAGTGGAGACACTCGCCGATTCGCTCGGTGGCGGCATCGGCCTCGACAACCAGCATACGTTTTCACTGACACGTCAGTTAATTGATGAAGTCGTACTGCTCGACGAGGCGTCGATTGCGCGCGGGATCGTGCATGCCTATGAAGACGAGCATCTCGTGCTCGAAGGCGCCGCCGCTGTTGGCATCGCAGCGCTGCTCGCGGGACGTCTCGGCAACGCATCTGTTGCACGCGGTCCGATCGTGCTGATCGTGACGGGCGCGAACATCGATATGAAACAGCATCGCCGCATTGTCGGCGAGGCATCACAAGGAGCGACGGCATGA
- the ehuR gene encoding MocR-like ectoine utilization transcription factor EhuR: MIEHWREAVGAVHGVESKYKRLVKAIASDIESESLRAGARLPPQRDVASELSVSVQTVTNAYKELERQGLIRCEVGRGSFVAERVTETMSNYMLDTAERSVVDFSIARIIHTPEHDAMWRKVCATLSKIEDQPWIRAFRPIAGFEHHRQAGIAWLQSMGMPASMDTLLVTNGAAHGIFLALASLVGPGDTVLCESLTDHGVIGSANVLGFTLKGLEIDEYGIHPEHFEEMCDSERITALVCTPTLNNPTVAMMPESRRRSIARIAERYGVFVIEDDVYGPLPTTRPAPISSHIPDLSFYCTSMSKSVLAGLRIGYMTTPRRLALRAESVLRVSSWMATSPMAEVATRWINDGTAARLVETQRERLAIRQALAQKVLGQYVLGSHPQALSVWLRVPNHWQADRLARELRNRNIAVTSPDPFLVRGAERPNAVRLCVGAEVSDEVYEEALETMRDVFEQYPQVHDFG; this comes from the coding sequence GTGATCGAACATTGGCGGGAAGCGGTCGGCGCGGTGCATGGCGTCGAGTCGAAATACAAGAGACTGGTCAAGGCCATTGCCAGCGATATCGAAAGCGAGTCACTGCGCGCGGGCGCGCGTCTGCCGCCGCAGCGCGATGTCGCGTCGGAGCTGTCCGTCAGCGTGCAGACCGTGACGAACGCGTACAAGGAACTGGAGCGTCAAGGGCTGATCCGCTGCGAAGTGGGGCGCGGCAGCTTCGTCGCCGAGCGCGTGACGGAAACGATGTCGAACTACATGCTCGATACGGCAGAGCGTTCCGTCGTCGATTTTTCGATTGCGCGCATCATCCATACGCCCGAGCACGACGCGATGTGGCGCAAGGTATGTGCGACGCTGTCGAAGATCGAAGACCAGCCGTGGATCCGTGCGTTCAGGCCGATTGCGGGCTTCGAGCATCATCGGCAGGCGGGCATTGCATGGCTCCAGTCGATGGGCATGCCTGCGTCGATGGACACGCTGCTCGTCACCAACGGCGCCGCGCACGGCATCTTTCTCGCGCTCGCGTCGCTCGTCGGTCCCGGCGATACGGTGTTGTGTGAAAGTCTGACCGATCACGGCGTGATCGGCTCCGCAAATGTCCTGGGGTTTACGTTGAAGGGACTGGAGATCGACGAATACGGCATTCATCCCGAGCACTTCGAAGAGATGTGCGACAGCGAGCGCATCACGGCGCTCGTGTGCACGCCGACGCTCAACAACCCGACCGTCGCGATGATGCCCGAGTCGCGGCGGCGCTCCATTGCACGAATAGCGGAGCGCTATGGCGTGTTCGTGATCGAAGACGATGTATATGGTCCGTTGCCGACCACGCGGCCCGCGCCGATATCGAGTCATATTCCCGATCTGTCGTTCTATTGCACGAGCATGTCGAAGTCGGTGCTCGCGGGCTTGCGCATCGGCTATATGACGACGCCGCGCCGTCTCGCGCTGCGCGCGGAAAGCGTGCTGCGTGTGAGCAGCTGGATGGCGACTTCGCCGATGGCCGAAGTAGCGACGCGCTGGATCAACGATGGCACGGCGGCGCGTCTTGTCGAAACGCAGCGCGAACGGCTTGCGATCCGTCAGGCGCTTGCGCAAAAAGTACTCGGGCAGTACGTGCTCGGTTCACATCCGCAGGCGCTGTCGGTGTGGTTGCGCGTGCCGAATCATTGGCAGGCCGATCGGCTCGCGCGCGAGTTGCGCAACCGCAATATCGCCGTGACGTCGCCCGATCCGTTTCTGGTGCGCGGCGCCGAACGTCCGAATGCCGTGCGCCTTTGCGTGGGCGCGGAAGTGAGCGACGAGGTGTATGAGGAAGCGCTCGAAACGATGCGTGACGTGTTCGAGCAATATCCGCAGGTGCACGATTTCGGTTGA
- the ehuB gene encoding ectoine/hydroxyectoine ABC transporter substrate-binding protein EhuB: MKSKRTSVMLGAFCLAAAGLAMHTQFASAETTLQRIQRTGEVRIGYANEAPFAYTQPDGKVTGESPEISRKIFEKLGVKKVDAVLTEWGSLIPGLRAGRFDVIAAGMYITPERCKQVAFADPQYQIQDTLLVMKGNPKNLHSYGDVAKQPDLKLAVMSGAVEVANSRESGVKDGQLLQVPDTTAQLQAVRTRRADAAAGTALTMKGLAAKDAGQVETVSTFKDDPKHTGYGALAFRPEDTDLRDAVNKQLHQWLGTPDHLATVSPFGFDKTNVTTKTAADICGK, from the coding sequence ATGAAATCGAAGCGCACGTCAGTCATGCTCGGCGCCTTCTGCCTCGCGGCAGCCGGTCTCGCCATGCACACCCAGTTCGCGTCGGCTGAAACGACGTTGCAGCGCATCCAGCGTACCGGCGAGGTCCGCATCGGCTATGCGAACGAAGCACCGTTCGCCTATACGCAGCCGGACGGCAAGGTGACGGGCGAGTCGCCGGAAATCTCCCGAAAGATCTTCGAGAAACTCGGCGTGAAGAAAGTCGATGCCGTGCTGACTGAATGGGGCTCGCTGATTCCAGGCCTGCGCGCAGGCCGTTTCGACGTGATCGCAGCGGGCATGTACATCACGCCCGAGCGCTGCAAGCAGGTCGCGTTCGCCGATCCGCAATATCAGATCCAGGACACGCTGCTCGTGATGAAGGGCAATCCGAAGAATCTGCACAGCTATGGCGATGTCGCGAAGCAACCCGACCTCAAGCTCGCGGTGATGTCGGGTGCGGTCGAAGTCGCCAATTCGCGCGAATCCGGCGTGAAGGATGGGCAATTGCTGCAGGTGCCCGATACGACGGCGCAATTGCAGGCCGTGCGCACGCGCCGTGCCGATGCTGCCGCAGGCACCGCGCTGACTATGAAGGGTCTCGCCGCGAAAGATGCGGGACAGGTCGAAACGGTCTCGACCTTCAAGGACGATCCGAAGCATACGGGCTACGGCGCGCTCGCGTTCCGGCCTGAAGATACGGACTTGCGCGATGCCGTGAACAAGCAGCTGCATCAATGGCTCGGCACGCCCGATCATCTCGCGACGGTCAGTCCCTTCGGCTTCGACAAGACGAACGTGACCACGAAGACGGCCGCGGATATCTGCGGCAAGTGA
- the ehuC gene encoding ectoine/hydroxyectoine ABC transporter permease subunit EhuC — protein MRELFPLLLQGTIVTIEIAIFGTLLAIVMAFVATAAKLSPWAPLRWVGNVYVEVFRGTSLLVQLFWFFFVLPLPPFRIELTPFTVAIVGLGLHYGAYGSEILRGALRSVPGGQFEAAVALNMSAFTRMRRIVLPQAMINALPPATNLMIELLKGTSLVSLITLSDLTFRARQLDEATFKTAEIFCLTLVIYFVLAQLLATVMRYFERRVSHGIIAHTTRKAAP, from the coding sequence ATGCGTGAACTGTTTCCCCTGCTGCTGCAAGGCACGATCGTCACGATCGAGATCGCTATCTTCGGCACGCTGCTCGCCATCGTGATGGCCTTCGTCGCCACGGCCGCCAAGCTCTCGCCCTGGGCGCCTCTGCGCTGGGTCGGCAACGTGTATGTCGAAGTCTTTCGCGGCACGTCGCTGCTCGTGCAGCTCTTCTGGTTCTTTTTCGTGCTGCCGCTGCCGCCGTTCAGGATCGAACTGACGCCATTCACGGTCGCTATCGTCGGACTGGGTCTGCACTACGGCGCATATGGCTCGGAGATTCTGCGCGGCGCACTGCGTTCAGTGCCGGGCGGCCAGTTCGAAGCCGCCGTCGCACTGAACATGTCGGCGTTCACGCGCATGCGCCGCATCGTGCTGCCGCAAGCGATGATCAACGCATTGCCGCCCGCAACGAACCTGATGATCGAACTGTTGAAGGGCACGTCGCTCGTTTCGCTGATCACGCTGTCGGATCTCACGTTCCGCGCACGTCAGCTCGATGAAGCGACGTTCAAGACAGCCGAGATCTTCTGCCTCACGCTCGTCATCTACTTCGTGCTTGCACAATTGCTCGCTACGGTGATGCGTTATTTCGAACGTCGCGTGAGCCACGGCATCATCGCGCACACCACGCGAAAGGCGGCGCCATGA
- the ehuD gene encoding ectoine/hydroxyectoine ABC transporter permease subunit EhuD — protein sequence MNNFFDLQYAAHILPALARASIYTILITLVGFAIALVLGLVLAILRRSHIKPVARTVGFVVEFIRSTPLLIQVYVLFYVLPIYGVTMSALTAGTIGIALHYACYTSEVYRAGLNGVARGQWEAACALSLSPWRTYSGVILPQAVRPIIPALGNYLVAMFKDTPVLSAITVVELMQQAKNVGSETFRYLEPITLAGLFFLVISITFAQLVRRLEYRLRLP from the coding sequence ATGAACAACTTCTTCGATTTGCAGTACGCCGCGCATATCCTGCCCGCTCTGGCGCGCGCTTCGATCTACACGATCCTGATCACGCTGGTCGGCTTTGCGATCGCGCTCGTGCTCGGCCTCGTGCTCGCGATTCTGCGGCGCAGTCATATCAAGCCTGTCGCGCGGACGGTCGGGTTCGTTGTCGAGTTCATCCGCAGCACGCCGCTGCTGATTCAGGTCTACGTGCTCTTCTATGTGCTGCCGATTTACGGCGTGACGATGTCCGCGCTCACGGCAGGCACGATCGGCATTGCGCTGCACTATGCGTGCTACACGTCGGAGGTGTATCGCGCGGGACTGAACGGCGTTGCGCGCGGACAGTGGGAAGCAGCGTGTGCGTTGTCGCTGTCGCCGTGGCGCACGTATAGCGGTGTGATTCTGCCGCAAGCCGTGCGGCCCATCATTCCCGCGCTCGGCAATTACCTCGTCGCAATGTTCAAGGACACGCCCGTGCTGTCGGCCATCACCGTGGTCGAATTGATGCAGCAGGCAAAGAACGTCGGTTCGGAAACCTTCCGCTATCTCGAACCGATCACGCTCGCGGGTCTGTTCTTCCTCGTCATCAGCATCACGTTCGCGCAACTCGTGCGGCGGCTTGAATACCGCTTGAGGCTGCCATGA
- the ehuA gene encoding ectoine/hydroxyectoine ABC transporter ATP-binding protein EhuA, which yields MKTRVDTDTRLQSESPVMEKEMKRDSAAALSETSNAKGEQPMVRFAGVTKRYGALTVLDELDLDIAPNEKVAIIGPSGSGKSTLLRVLMTLDPLTGGMIEVDGEPLTHMRKNGSLVPASMSHLRRVRSKIGMVFQSFNLFPHMTAIANTIEAPMQVLGLSRKEATERARELLSLVGLEDKCNHYPSQLSGGQQQRVAIARALAMRPKVMLFDEVTSALDPELCGEVLNVIRRLGEEHNLTMLMVTHQMGFAREFADRVCFFSQGKIIEQGPPQQFFTSPQHERTQQFLRAVREAV from the coding sequence ATGAAAACACGCGTCGACACCGATACCCGTTTGCAGTCCGAGTCCCCTGTGATGGAGAAAGAGATGAAGCGCGATTCCGCTGCCGCACTTAGCGAAACCTCGAACGCGAAAGGCGAACAGCCGATGGTCCGTTTCGCCGGCGTGACGAAGCGCTATGGCGCGCTCACCGTGCTCGACGAACTCGATCTGGACATCGCGCCTAACGAGAAAGTGGCGATCATCGGGCCGAGCGGCTCGGGCAAATCAACGCTCTTGCGCGTGCTGATGACGCTCGATCCTTTGACGGGCGGCATGATCGAAGTGGACGGCGAGCCGCTCACTCACATGCGCAAGAACGGCTCGCTGGTGCCTGCGTCGATGTCGCATCTGCGCCGTGTGCGCAGCAAGATCGGCATGGTGTTTCAGAGCTTCAATCTGTTCCCGCATATGACGGCGATCGCCAACACGATCGAAGCGCCGATGCAGGTGCTCGGGCTCTCTCGCAAGGAAGCGACGGAGCGCGCGCGCGAATTGCTGTCGCTGGTCGGTCTCGAAGACAAGTGCAATCACTATCCGTCGCAACTGTCGGGCGGTCAGCAGCAGCGCGTCGCAATTGCACGCGCGCTCGCGATGCGGCCGAAAGTGATGCTGTTCGACGAAGTGACGTCCGCGCTCGATCCCGAACTATGCGGCGAAGTGTTGAACGTGATCCGACGTCTTGGCGAAGAGCACAATCTGACGATGCTGATGGTCACGCACCAGATGGGTTTTGCGCGTGAATTCGCGGACCGTGTGTGCTTTTTCTCGCAAGGCAAGATCATCGAGCAAGGGCCGCCGCAGCAGTTCTTCACGTCGCCGCAGCATGAGCGCACGCAGCAGTTCTTGCGTGCAGTTCGAGAAGCGGTTTGA
- a CDS encoding MFS transporter, translating to MPLAIGPFLVPLIVACAMFMENVDSTVLVTSLPVLARDLGHDPITLKLAITAYVIGLGVFIPVCGWVADRYGPRSVFRTAIGIFMAGSLMAAASTNLPLFVAARFVQGVGGAMMVPVGRIIIFRSVPKSDFIRAVNYLTVPALLGPVIGPPLGGFITTYLHWRLIFIVNIPIGLFGIWLTNRHIANMREAHPGPLDWTGFILSAGGASLFMLGLSLVGGELVSNSVSTAMCVIGAALLLIYWRYASRVERPVLDLKLLRIPSFHASVAGGSLFRIGLGAVPFLLPLALQEGLGMTPFGAGTITCASAFGSIFMKTIASSVLARFGFRRVLMFNAILAGCAIASYGLFGPGTPLVLIWCVVLFGGVFPSLQFTSLNSLAYADIPSADVGRATSVASVVQQISLGLGVTIAGIVLQISHKLQGHPTIVWTDFWPAFFVVGLFSLASIPVTAKLPHNSGEELARGGRGRA from the coding sequence ATGCCCCTGGCCATAGGCCCCTTCCTGGTCCCCCTGATCGTCGCCTGCGCGATGTTCATGGAAAACGTCGACTCTACGGTCCTGGTAACGTCGCTACCAGTCCTCGCCCGAGATCTCGGCCACGACCCGATCACCCTCAAGCTCGCAATCACGGCCTACGTCATCGGTCTGGGCGTCTTCATCCCAGTCTGCGGCTGGGTCGCCGACCGCTACGGCCCGCGGTCCGTCTTCCGCACCGCCATCGGCATCTTCATGGCAGGCTCGCTGATGGCCGCCGCATCGACGAATCTGCCGCTCTTCGTCGCGGCGCGCTTCGTGCAGGGCGTCGGCGGCGCGATGATGGTGCCCGTTGGCCGCATCATCATCTTTCGCTCGGTGCCGAAGTCGGACTTCATTCGCGCCGTCAACTATCTGACCGTGCCCGCGCTGCTCGGACCCGTCATCGGGCCGCCGCTCGGCGGTTTCATCACGACGTATCTGCACTGGCGCCTGATTTTCATCGTCAACATTCCGATCGGGCTGTTCGGCATCTGGCTCACGAATCGCCACATCGCGAACATGCGCGAAGCGCATCCCGGTCCGCTCGACTGGACAGGCTTCATTCTGTCGGCGGGCGGCGCGTCGCTGTTCATGCTGGGGTTGTCGCTGGTCGGCGGCGAACTGGTGTCGAACAGCGTATCGACGGCCATGTGCGTGATCGGCGCCGCGCTGTTGCTGATCTACTGGCGCTACGCGAGCCGCGTCGAACGTCCCGTGCTCGATCTTAAACTGCTGCGCATTCCGAGCTTTCACGCGAGCGTCGCGGGCGGCTCGCTGTTTCGCATCGGTCTTGGCGCCGTGCCGTTCCTGTTGCCGCTCGCGTTGCAGGAAGGGCTCGGCATGACGCCGTTCGGCGCGGGCACGATCACGTGCGCGTCGGCATTCGGCTCGATTTTCATGAAGACGATCGCGTCATCGGTGCTCGCGCGCTTCGGCTTTCGACGCGTGCTGATGTTCAACGCGATCCTCGCCGGCTGCGCGATCGCGAGCTACGGGCTCTTCGGACCCGGCACGCCGCTCGTGTTGATCTGGTGCGTGGTGCTGTTCGGCGGCGTGTTCCCGTCGTTGCAGTTCACGTCGCTGAACTCGCTTGCGTATGCGGACATTCCGAGCGCCGACGTCGGACGCGCGACGAGCGTCGCAAGCGTCGTGCAGCAGATTTCGCTTGGTCTCGGCGTGACGATCGCGGGCATCGTGCTGCAGATTTCGCACAAGCTGCAAGGACATCCGACTATCGTCTGGACCGACTTCTGGCCCGCGTTCTTCGTGGTCGGTCTGTTCTCGCTCGCGTCGATTCCCGTGACGGCGAAGCTGCCGCATAACAGCGGCGAGGAACTCGCGCGCGGCGGAAGAGGACGGGCGTGA
- a CDS encoding phosphocholine cytidylyltransferase family protein, which yields MRAIILAAGLGLRLQQPVGEQFPKCLLRFDGVTLLERHLQMLDAAGVDDVVLALGFQPELVEAELERIEWPHKVEIKLNPRFDLGSVLTVHTVADAMTAGGDVLLMDADVLYDERILSALVAGEHANRLLIDRDFEAGDEPVKLCLKDGVPVELRKQLAVGLEYDTIGESVGFFRLREETAKRFAEIVAGYVDSGRANMPHEEAVRDLLLERSHVFDTADVTGAPWIEIDFPNDVKRATAEILPMLQPLVGAAR from the coding sequence ATGCGCGCCATCATTCTTGCTGCAGGTCTTGGCCTGCGTCTCCAGCAACCTGTTGGAGAACAGTTTCCCAAATGCCTGCTGCGTTTCGACGGCGTGACGCTGCTCGAGCGTCATCTGCAGATGCTCGACGCAGCGGGTGTCGATGACGTCGTGCTGGCGCTCGGCTTCCAGCCGGAGCTGGTCGAAGCCGAACTGGAGCGGATCGAGTGGCCGCACAAGGTCGAGATCAAGCTGAATCCGCGTTTCGATCTGGGCAGCGTGCTGACTGTTCACACTGTCGCTGACGCGATGACGGCCGGCGGCGATGTGCTGCTGATGGACGCCGATGTGCTGTATGACGAGCGCATTCTGAGCGCGCTGGTCGCTGGCGAGCATGCGAACCGTCTTTTGATCGATCGCGATTTTGAGGCAGGCGATGAGCCTGTCAAGCTGTGTCTGAAGGACGGCGTGCCTGTCGAGTTGCGCAAGCAGCTGGCTGTTGGGCTCGAGTACGACACGATCGGTGAGTCGGTTGGGTTCTTCCGTCTGCGTGAAGAGACGGCTAAGCGGTTTGCCGAGATCGTTGCGGGGTATGTCGATAGCGGGCGCGCGAATATGCCTCATGAAGAGGCTGTGCGGGATCTGCTGCTCGAACGCAGCCATGTGTTCGATACGGCGGATGTTACCGGCGCGCCGTGGATCGAGATTGATTTTCCCAACGATGTGAAGCGCGCTACCGCTGAGATTTTGCCGATGTTGCAGCCGTTGGTGGGTGCTGCGCGGTAA
- a CDS encoding flippase-like domain-containing protein translates to MTRAAMILLTIGGGLFVALLAWQGFGSVVSTLMAAGWGLAIVAAFHLLPLVLDAGAISVMFNRKQKEVTERDAVFARWIGESVNSLLPAGQIGGPVMMVRQLSQRGLRMRDAAAAITVSTTLQALAQIVFAMLGLLLFGASAAHGAMQDLQTAALIATGVLAAMIVGFYMAQRRGLFGKALRVVSKVFGKRDWSALTTRADAVDAAVRELYDQRGKVAASFAFSLAGWIVGTVEVWLALRFLGHPVGWVDALLLESLGQAIRGAAFAIPGSLGIQEGGYLLLAPLVGLPPEAALALSLVKRARELLLGLPGLLYLHFSERSWQRRRDARLPAVD, encoded by the coding sequence GTGACGCGTGCAGCCATGATCCTGCTGACGATCGGCGGCGGGCTGTTCGTCGCGCTGCTCGCATGGCAGGGCTTCGGCTCGGTCGTGTCGACGCTGATGGCGGCTGGCTGGGGTCTCGCGATCGTCGCGGCCTTCCATCTGCTGCCGCTCGTGCTCGATGCGGGCGCGATCTCGGTGATGTTCAACCGCAAGCAGAAGGAAGTGACCGAGCGCGACGCGGTGTTCGCGCGCTGGATCGGCGAATCGGTGAACAGCCTGCTGCCTGCCGGGCAGATCGGCGGACCCGTGATGATGGTGCGTCAGCTGTCGCAGCGCGGCTTGCGCATGCGCGACGCGGCTGCCGCGATCACCGTCAGCACCACATTGCAAGCGCTCGCTCAGATCGTTTTCGCGATGCTCGGCTTGCTGCTGTTCGGCGCGTCGGCTGCGCACGGCGCGATGCAGGATTTGCAGACGGCGGCGCTGATCGCAACGGGCGTGCTCGCGGCGATGATCGTCGGCTTCTATATGGCGCAGCGTCGCGGCCTGTTCGGCAAGGCGCTGCGCGTCGTGTCGAAAGTGTTCGGCAAGCGCGACTGGTCGGCGCTGACGACGCGCGCCGATGCCGTCGACGCCGCCGTGCGCGAACTGTACGATCAGCGTGGCAAGGTCGCGGCGAGTTTTGCGTTCAGCCTTGCGGGCTGGATCGTCGGAACGGTGGAAGTGTGGCTCGCGCTGCGCTTTCTCGGCCATCCCGTCGGCTGGGTCGATGCGCTGCTGCTCGAAAGCCTCGGGCAGGCGATACGCGGCGCGGCTTTCGCGATTCCGGGCTCGCTCGGCATCCAGGAAGGCGGCTATCTGCTGCTGGCGCCGCTCGTCGGTCTGCCGCCGGAAGCGGCGCTCGCGCTGTCGCTGGTGAAGCGCGCGCGCGAACTGCTGCTCGGCTTGCCGGGTCTGCTGTATCTGCATTTCAGCGAACGTAGCTGGCAGCGGCGGCGCGATGCGCGACTGCCGGCTGTCGATTGA
- a CDS encoding HalD/BesD family halogenase — translation MSVPAEQNVMTPNSMESTAGLAPASAVSGTASAPAHASNGAPDPDRAVASRVRTFDNAKLRKDYDDQSAFLYLEDFLAPEVTAQLVAAARGLLPEVNRNYLPGHKQGGSVSRHTIDRLAPFIAQLYRSKELIGWLEQLTGDKLLLSPADDPHAYALYYYTKPGDHIGWHYDTSYYDGRRYTLLLGVIDESSCRLDYELHTRNPDKADLPGSVQIPPGGLVFFDGDKLRHRISPALENEMRVSLTFEYVTDPNMRPWRRVISNLKDAIAYFGFRQVFSQFARRNAKGEGV, via the coding sequence ATGAGCGTGCCCGCAGAACAAAACGTGATGACACCCAACTCGATGGAAAGCACTGCCGGCCTCGCGCCGGCTTCTGCCGTTTCTGGAACGGCGTCTGCGCCGGCGCATGCATCGAACGGCGCGCCCGATCCGGATCGCGCCGTCGCGAGCCGCGTCCGCACCTTCGACAATGCGAAGCTGCGCAAAGACTACGACGATCAAAGCGCGTTTCTGTACCTCGAAGACTTTCTCGCGCCCGAAGTGACGGCGCAGCTGGTCGCGGCGGCGCGTGGCCTGCTGCCGGAAGTGAACCGCAACTATCTGCCGGGTCACAAGCAGGGCGGCAGCGTCAGCCGTCATACGATCGACCGGCTCGCGCCGTTCATCGCGCAGCTGTATCGCTCGAAAGAGCTGATCGGCTGGCTCGAGCAGTTGACGGGCGACAAGCTGCTGCTGTCGCCCGCCGACGATCCTCACGCCTACGCGCTCTATTACTACACGAAGCCGGGCGACCATATCGGCTGGCACTACGACACGTCTTACTACGACGGCCGCCGCTACACGCTGCTGCTCGGCGTGATCGACGAATCGTCGTGCCGTCTCGACTACGAACTGCACACGCGCAATCCCGACAAGGCCGACTTGCCCGGTTCGGTGCAGATTCCGCCGGGCGGTCTCGTGTTCTTCGACGGCGACAAGCTGCGCCATCGCATTTCGCCGGCGCTGGAAAACGAAATGCGCGTTTCGCTGACGTTCGAGTACGTCACCGATCCGAACATGCGCCCGTGGCGCCGCGTCATCTCGAACCTGAAGGACGCGATTGCGTACTTCGGTTTCCGTCAGGTGTTCAGCCAGTTCGCGCGCCGCAATGCCAAAGGAGAAGGCGTGTGA